A stretch of Candidatus Marsarchaeota archaeon DNA encodes these proteins:
- a CDS encoding M50 family metallopeptidase — MAFNFSPTIGRVAGIGVQLHWSFILLMLFALVLSFYIFLVFLLLFVCVFLHELAHSLTAKRYGIGVKKIVLYPLGGGSIIDLDNVPPSLEFRISIAGPVSSFLLAFLFGMAVVLLPGGTVKVFVQLLFILNLLLAVFNILPWFPMDGGRVLRSYLQRRHSFLDSTRTAVKASNVLIVLFIVGTLVYVGLEPGYPFFYKEFIVLWDVFIAVFLYGGAKAELQAAYLKTYTRGLTAVSAMTKNYIMTKGSTTLARLYGMVLDKHTHIVLFRNAGKYYVVSRLPYNSLGKMAGGMANQSISGFSAELPTLDAKASLYSALERMQEANTGVAGVLSHGMLVGILQRQHVESVIALHVSRAEGRTKNA; from the coding sequence GTGGCATTTAACTTCTCGCCCACGATAGGCAGGGTTGCAGGCATAGGCGTGCAGCTGCACTGGTCGTTCATACTGCTGATGCTGTTCGCCCTCGTGCTTTCGTTCTACATATTCCTAGTGTTCCTGCTATTGTTCGTGTGCGTATTCCTGCATGAGCTTGCGCACTCGCTTACCGCGAAGCGCTACGGCATAGGCGTAAAGAAGATAGTGCTGTACCCCCTCGGCGGTGGCTCCATAATAGACCTTGACAATGTGCCGCCTTCGCTCGAGTTCAGGATATCGATAGCCGGGCCAGTATCGAGCTTCTTATTGGCCTTCCTGTTCGGCATGGCTGTCGTGCTGCTGCCAGGCGGTACAGTTAAGGTGTTCGTGCAGCTGCTGTTCATCCTCAACCTGCTGCTCGCCGTATTCAACATATTGCCATGGTTCCCGATGGACGGCGGACGCGTGCTGAGGAGCTACCTGCAGCGCAGGCACAGCTTCCTCGACTCAACGCGCACTGCAGTGAAGGCGAGCAACGTGCTCATCGTGCTGTTCATAGTAGGCACGCTCGTGTATGTTGGGCTGGAGCCCGGCTATCCATTCTTCTACAAGGAGTTCATAGTGCTGTGGGACGTCTTCATAGCAGTGTTCCTTTACGGCGGGGCCAAGGCCGAGCTTCAGGCCGCATACCTGAAGACCTACACGAGAGGGCTGACGGCCGTCTCGGCGATGACTAAAAACTACATAATGACGAAGGGTTCAACGACCCTAGCGCGCCTGTATGGTATGGTTCTTGACAAGCATACCCACATAGTGCTGTTCAGGAATGCGGGCAAGTATTACGTGGTATCGCGGCTGCCCTACAACTCCCTCGGCAAGATGGCAGGGGGCATGGCCAATCAGAGCATATCTGGGTTCAGCGCCGAGCTACCCACGCTTGATGCTAAGGCGAGCCTCTACTCCGCGCTGGAGAGGATGCAGGAGGCCAACACCGGCGTGGCGGGCGTGCTCAGCCATGGCATGCTGGTAGGAATACTGCAGAGGCAGCACGTCGAATCTGTCATAGCGCTCCATGTCTCCCGTGCAGAGGGAAGGACTAAAAATGCTTAG
- a CDS encoding PAC2 family protein gives MITIKIFDKVNLAGYTLVEGFPGIGLVGPMAISYMIDKLGMQYCGYIESDDFPPLVSIHGGRPMPPVRMYYSQKQKIVTIFAEFAIPLKMTYELTTELNKLIKDAGMAKVISIGGMPSGTSLQIGDDDDKDEEAKHQKEDVFAITSSAKLEGDVRKAGMTLVSEGVATGVSAMLLINAAKTDLPDVTILVPVDQNIVDPRYAELAIQAIDKIADLNIDTTELEREAKEVEAKIRDMLKKSKETHDSYKQVVDSSGPSMYA, from the coding sequence ATGATAACCATAAAAATATTCGACAAGGTAAACCTGGCTGGATATACTCTTGTAGAAGGATTTCCTGGAATCGGCCTAGTCGGGCCCATGGCAATAAGCTACATGATAGACAAGCTGGGGATGCAGTACTGCGGCTACATAGAGAGCGACGACTTCCCACCATTGGTTTCGATACACGGCGGCAGACCTATGCCCCCTGTCCGCATGTACTACAGCCAGAAGCAGAAAATAGTCACGATTTTCGCCGAGTTCGCAATCCCTCTAAAGATGACTTATGAACTTACCACCGAACTCAACAAGCTGATAAAGGATGCAGGAATGGCAAAGGTAATATCCATAGGCGGCATGCCTTCCGGAACATCGCTGCAGATAGGCGACGATGACGACAAAGACGAAGAAGCCAAACATCAAAAGGAGGATGTTTTCGCGATAACCTCAAGCGCCAAGCTCGAGGGAGACGTCCGCAAGGCGGGCATGACACTGGTGAGCGAGGGTGTCGCCACAGGCGTAAGCGCCATGCTTCTGATTAACGCCGCAAAGACAGACCTGCCTGACGTCACGATACTCGTGCCTGTCGACCAGAACATAGTAGATCCACGCTATGCCGAATTGGCCATACAAGCCATAGACAAAATCGCGGACCTTAATATAGACACAACAGAGCTCGAACGCGAGGCCAAGGAAGTAGAAGCAAAGATAAGGGACATGCTCAAGAAGAGCAAGGAAACGCACGACAGCTACAAGCAGGTTGTGGACTCGAGCGGCCCATCGATGTACGCTTAA
- a CDS encoding cytidine deaminase has product MEVTDNKLIKRAKRVAKAHKASTDVKTGRVGCALITNKNHVYTGVSIEASCGIGFCAEHSAIASMATNREYSIKRIVAVSSNGTILPPCGRCRELMYQINNKNLDTEIVIGKGKATKLRDLLPEVWQKRFY; this is encoded by the coding sequence GTGGAAGTGACTGATAACAAATTAATCAAACGGGCAAAACGAGTAGCCAAAGCGCATAAGGCGTCAACAGATGTTAAAACTGGCAGGGTAGGCTGCGCATTAATCACTAATAAAAACCATGTGTATACTGGCGTGAGCATCGAGGCCTCTTGCGGAATAGGGTTCTGCGCCGAGCACAGTGCCATAGCCAGCATGGCGACCAATAGGGAATACAGCATTAAGAGAATCGTGGCCGTTTCAAGCAATGGAACCATATTGCCGCCTTGCGGCAGGTGCAGAGAGTTGATGTATCAGATCAACAACAAAAACTTGGATACTGAAATAGTCATCGGAAAAGGTAAAGCTACAAAACTCAGAGATTTGCTTCCAGAGGTCTGGCAGAAAAGGTTCTACTGA
- a CDS encoding dehydrogenase: protein MDKNESYDVIVAGAGMAGSLAAGIAAKKGLSVLLLDRNDRDTAGKKNNWGWTCGDAVAGSHIDYITKKTGITFSKPGLDLKVDGVYAFSPDLGAKYMFDGVGYTLDRPEFERMLLDFAIKSGAHYVHHFEVEGPVMEGSKVAGIFGKDEKKEHKTFSSKLVIDALGVATVLRRRLPENKYIEKNIDIDDIESTGRYIYEFELDHEDLRYYDPKNALIHLNQEMAPGGYGWVFPKSNGKINIGLGVQKRSLEMRNQKLGRKDTVQSLIDAYVKWNVTIRNTKLFNKDNNGRGIWSVAVRRQMESLVYDGYMGAGDSMAMPNPISAGGIGPALIAGVLAGENAVRAIAENDTSVSGLWKYNLDYNEAYGHKTAGMEVFRIYMQSLNNDTLNYGIRTFLTAKEASDITLGVIPELSMTSKLKLILKGASNISAFRNLIYVAGKMKELNSVYNEYPKSPEQFDAWKLRVEKIISEAKERFKPNPI from the coding sequence ATGGATAAAAACGAAAGCTATGATGTAATTGTAGCAGGAGCCGGCATGGCCGGATCGCTCGCGGCAGGCATAGCCGCCAAGAAGGGCCTCAGCGTGCTCCTCCTTGACCGAAACGACCGCGATACCGCCGGCAAGAAGAACAACTGGGGATGGACGTGCGGCGACGCTGTAGCGGGGTCGCACATCGACTACATAACTAAAAAGACCGGTATCACGTTCTCGAAGCCGGGCCTCGACCTGAAGGTCGACGGCGTATACGCATTCTCGCCGGACCTCGGCGCAAAGTACATGTTCGACGGTGTCGGCTACACGCTCGACAGGCCAGAGTTCGAGAGGATGCTCCTCGACTTTGCAATCAAGAGCGGCGCGCACTACGTGCATCATTTTGAGGTCGAAGGGCCCGTGATGGAAGGCAGCAAGGTTGCTGGTATATTCGGCAAGGACGAGAAGAAGGAGCACAAGACCTTCAGCTCAAAGCTGGTTATAGATGCATTGGGCGTAGCCACAGTGCTGAGGCGCAGGCTCCCCGAAAACAAGTACATAGAGAAGAACATCGACATAGATGACATAGAGTCAACAGGAAGGTACATCTACGAGTTCGAACTCGACCACGAGGATTTGCGCTACTACGACCCAAAGAATGCGCTGATACACCTGAATCAGGAGATGGCGCCAGGCGGCTATGGTTGGGTGTTCCCAAAGAGCAATGGGAAGATAAACATAGGGTTGGGCGTACAGAAGCGCAGCCTCGAGATGAGGAACCAGAAGCTCGGAAGGAAGGATACTGTGCAATCCCTTATCGACGCTTACGTGAAGTGGAACGTCACGATCAGGAACACTAAGCTGTTCAACAAGGACAATAACGGCAGGGGCATATGGTCGGTCGCGGTCCGCAGGCAGATGGAGAGCCTGGTATACGATGGCTACATGGGAGCAGGCGACAGCATGGCAATGCCCAATCCGATAAGCGCTGGCGGCATAGGCCCGGCGCTCATAGCAGGGGTGCTTGCCGGTGAGAACGCAGTCAGAGCGATAGCCGAGAACGACACGTCCGTCAGCGGGCTTTGGAAGTACAATCTGGACTACAACGAGGCATATGGCCATAAGACCGCCGGCATGGAGGTCTTCAGGATATACATGCAGTCGCTCAATAACGACACGCTCAACTATGGGATACGCACATTCCTGACTGCGAAAGAAGCCTCTGACATAACGCTTGGCGTAATACCGGAGCTCAGCATGACATCGAAGCTCAAGCTGATACTGAAAGGCGCATCGAACATAAGCGCATTCAGGAACCTGATTTATGTGGCAGGCAAGATGAAGGAGCTCAATTCCGTATACAATGAGTACCCGAAGAGCCCTGAGCAGTTCGATGCCTGGAAGCTACGCGTCGAGAAAATAATCAGCGAGGCCAAGGAACGCTTCAAGCCAAATCCGATATGA
- a CDS encoding AAA family ATPase: MLYLDRLTLHNFKSFRHANVSFSNGFNCIVGPNGSGKSNLCDSLLFALGESSLRRMRVTATANLINGTVKPDPETHLKRSYVTVMFSDGSDKHIEVSRIVRSNSKISYRLDGKRVHRQDIMDVLDANNCNINETNTITQGEITRILNYNAKERRGLLDVAAGIKEFDDKKESSLKELGKVEDKISNAKVMLGEREGFLNELKKEKDDAERYIALTDSVKRMNYSLLKKRELQLAKEYGEAADKLSRFGETRTGIERRISSLGEEANKLGAERSDKSQKLSERSLETSSAGKKLEEINASAATVAAQSDSLSKELSAGKERIELQKSERKRIKSQIGANEAELQAVKAQIDERSSTLKSLGVGPEEAEEALAAYEEHQKRVDSATEEEEALQRRLASANARSQQLESESKGIGSQIASLSEELSASEKRAQDAKASSASVAKRISDAKESISAIMAEEEKLQKERARLDEQVINVRESLALYGGSQDRAAAALSSSIKQGFYGRAYELCSFDDKYSNAVSAAAGSRLNYFIVDSIDVAKRCIETIKQKGLGRSTFIPLRELSVKLTERASGQEPLINFVKFDKKFAQAFEYVFSNTFLVPSVDAAQKIGVGKHRFVTLDGELIEQSGAITGGQIKAMQFPGKLQAELKSLEEERAGLAKSLLDISARVDSAKKALSALEIESMNYGIELKHAGEASETALTALKELNARGSSLSSQMLAAQKELNSLESAIRDAAKRKSAARAARDALHSALASSQKGTEAQDGASKAMSSGIRKEIEQLMMRQASLAKENEMLAARDSELEAELVKLSRDADQAKDSIASLKERQKGLLAQKGELEKKLKSHDELSSSLYKELSELDKRISELGFERGERQAELDKLNRELMLAESAKMQLETRLGDIKAELATYPAYEEMPDSPESLEKRLVIAKSDIERLGNVNLKAPEMYEVRKRDVDEAEAKLQVLDNERNSVLSMINEIESKKLAVFMETFRSVNENFRQLYSYIFDGEASLVLENPKEPFESGLKISMQDKFKKTTEQLSGGEKSLLILILIFAIQMRNPMSFYIFDEIDAALDKENSKKLSMLIKQMSSRSQFVVVSHNDSLISAAETAMGVALQNGESKVIGIQLVGPGTPESAEKKKA, encoded by the coding sequence ATGCTCTATCTTGACAGGCTTACCCTGCATAACTTCAAGTCGTTTCGGCATGCGAACGTGAGCTTCAGTAATGGCTTCAACTGCATAGTGGGCCCTAACGGTTCTGGCAAATCCAACCTCTGCGACTCGCTGCTGTTTGCCCTTGGCGAGTCATCCCTAAGGCGCATGCGGGTCACTGCGACGGCCAACCTGATAAACGGCACGGTCAAGCCTGATCCCGAAACGCATCTCAAGCGCAGCTACGTGACGGTCATGTTCTCTGACGGCTCTGACAAGCACATAGAGGTTTCGAGGATAGTGCGCTCCAACAGCAAGATATCCTACAGGCTCGACGGCAAGAGGGTGCACAGGCAGGACATAATGGATGTGCTAGACGCCAACAACTGCAATATAAACGAGACCAACACGATAACGCAAGGAGAGATAACCCGCATACTCAACTACAATGCCAAGGAGCGGCGCGGGCTTCTTGACGTGGCAGCAGGCATAAAGGAGTTCGACGACAAGAAGGAGAGCTCCCTTAAGGAGCTAGGGAAGGTCGAGGACAAGATATCCAACGCCAAGGTGATGCTCGGCGAGCGCGAGGGCTTCCTGAATGAGCTCAAGAAAGAGAAGGACGATGCCGAGCGATACATCGCGCTTACCGACTCTGTCAAGCGCATGAACTATTCGCTGCTCAAGAAGCGCGAGTTGCAGCTTGCAAAGGAATACGGCGAAGCCGCAGACAAGCTCTCAAGGTTCGGCGAGACGCGCACGGGGATAGAGCGCAGGATATCCAGCCTGGGCGAAGAGGCGAACAAGTTGGGTGCCGAGCGCTCCGACAAGTCGCAGAAGCTCAGCGAGCGCTCGTTGGAGACGAGCTCGGCCGGCAAGAAGCTAGAGGAGATAAATGCGTCGGCAGCCACGGTTGCCGCCCAGTCGGACAGCCTGTCGAAGGAGCTCTCGGCAGGAAAAGAGCGCATAGAACTGCAGAAGTCCGAACGCAAGAGGATAAAGTCGCAGATCGGCGCCAACGAGGCCGAACTGCAGGCAGTCAAGGCGCAGATCGACGAACGCTCCTCCACATTGAAGTCGCTAGGCGTAGGCCCCGAAGAGGCCGAGGAGGCGCTCGCCGCATATGAGGAGCATCAGAAGCGCGTTGATTCTGCGACAGAGGAAGAGGAGGCGCTGCAGCGCAGGCTGGCCAGTGCCAATGCGAGGTCGCAGCAATTGGAATCCGAATCGAAAGGCATAGGCTCGCAGATCGCCTCGCTTTCCGAAGAACTATCTGCCAGCGAAAAGAGGGCGCAGGACGCCAAGGCATCGAGCGCTTCTGTGGCGAAGAGGATAAGCGACGCTAAGGAAAGCATATCCGCCATCATGGCAGAGGAAGAGAAGCTGCAGAAGGAGCGGGCGCGCTTGGACGAGCAAGTTATAAACGTGCGCGAGTCGCTCGCGTTGTACGGGGGTAGCCAGGACAGGGCCGCAGCAGCGCTCTCCAGTTCAATAAAGCAGGGATTCTACGGAAGGGCGTACGAGCTCTGCTCATTCGACGACAAATATTCTAATGCAGTCTCTGCTGCCGCCGGCAGCAGGCTAAACTACTTCATAGTCGACTCGATAGACGTTGCCAAGCGATGCATAGAGACGATAAAACAGAAAGGCCTCGGCCGTTCCACGTTCATACCCCTCAGGGAGCTCTCTGTTAAGCTGACAGAGCGCGCGTCCGGGCAGGAGCCCCTGATAAACTTTGTCAAGTTCGACAAGAAGTTCGCGCAGGCCTTTGAGTACGTATTCTCCAACACATTCCTTGTCCCGAGCGTCGATGCTGCACAGAAGATAGGCGTTGGCAAGCACAGGTTCGTCACGCTTGACGGAGAGCTGATAGAGCAGTCAGGCGCGATAACAGGCGGCCAGATAAAGGCGATGCAGTTCCCTGGCAAGCTCCAGGCGGAGCTGAAGAGCCTCGAGGAGGAGAGGGCCGGGCTCGCCAAGAGCCTGTTAGATATATCTGCGCGCGTGGATTCGGCAAAGAAGGCGCTCTCGGCGCTTGAGATAGAATCAATGAACTATGGCATCGAGCTGAAGCATGCCGGCGAGGCAAGCGAAACGGCACTCACAGCTCTGAAGGAACTGAACGCCAGGGGTTCATCTCTATCTTCGCAGATGCTGGCCGCGCAGAAGGAGCTCAACAGCCTTGAGAGCGCAATCCGCGACGCCGCAAAGAGGAAGTCGGCCGCGAGAGCGGCCCGCGACGCCCTGCATTCAGCACTGGCATCTTCGCAAAAGGGCACCGAGGCGCAGGACGGCGCTTCGAAGGCTATGTCAAGCGGGATAAGGAAGGAGATAGAACAGCTGATGATGCGCCAAGCGTCGCTTGCCAAGGAGAATGAGATGCTGGCGGCGCGCGACTCAGAGCTTGAGGCGGAGCTCGTCAAGCTCTCTCGGGACGCAGACCAGGCGAAGGATTCCATCGCTTCGCTGAAGGAGCGGCAGAAGGGGCTCCTGGCTCAGAAGGGAGAGCTGGAGAAGAAGCTGAAGAGCCACGACGAGCTTTCCTCATCGCTCTACAAGGAGCTGTCTGAACTGGACAAGCGTATATCAGAGCTCGGATTTGAGCGTGGCGAGCGCCAGGCAGAGCTCGACAAGCTGAATAGAGAGCTCATGCTCGCGGAATCGGCAAAGATGCAGCTCGAGACAAGGCTCGGCGACATAAAGGCGGAGCTCGCAACGTATCCCGCCTACGAGGAGATGCCCGACAGCCCAGAGTCGCTGGAGAAGAGACTCGTCATAGCAAAGAGCGACATAGAGCGCCTCGGCAATGTCAACCTCAAGGCGCCGGAGATGTACGAGGTGAGGAAGCGCGATGTGGACGAAGCAGAAGCGAAGCTGCAGGTCCTCGACAACGAGCGCAACTCTGTGCTCTCCATGATAAACGAGATAGAGTCCAAGAAGCTTGCAGTGTTCATGGAGACTTTCAGATCTGTGAACGAGAACTTCAGGCAGCTGTACAGCTACATATTCGACGGCGAGGCGTCGCTTGTGCTAGAGAACCCTAAGGAGCCGTTCGAATCGGGGCTCAAGATAAGCATGCAGGATAAGTTCAAGAAAACAACAGAGCAGCTTTCTGGGGGAGAGAAGTCGCTGCTAATACTCATACTGATATTTGCGATACAGATGCGCAACCCGATGTCATTCTACATATTCGACGAGATAGATGCTGCGCTGGACAAAGAGAACTCGAAGAAGCTCTCCATGCTGATAAAGCAGATGAGCTCTAGGTCGCAGTTCGTTGTCGTGAGCCACAACGACTCGCTGATAAGCGCAGCCGAAACGGCGATGGGCGTGGCCCTGCAGAACGGCGAGTCGAAGGTCATAGGAATACAGCTCGTCGGGCCAGGCACTCCCGAGAGTGCGGAGAAGAAGAAAGCATAG
- a CDS encoding 50S ribosomal protein L30e, whose product MADLASDIRLAVDSGVTAMGVNKVIDSIKDNSAKLIVLAEKNKPQTANDISHLAKVAGISVIVFPGNSMELGAVCGKPYSVSVLSISEQGNSKILEENYVQHTAKQ is encoded by the coding sequence ATGGCAGACTTGGCAAGCGACATACGGCTCGCAGTCGACAGCGGAGTCACAGCCATGGGCGTCAACAAGGTCATAGACTCGATAAAGGACAATAGCGCCAAGCTCATAGTCCTGGCAGAGAAGAACAAGCCCCAGACAGCAAACGACATATCGCACCTGGCCAAAGTGGCAGGCATAAGCGTGATTGTATTTCCGGGCAACTCAATGGAACTCGGGGCGGTGTGCGGCAAACCCTACAGCGTCTCCGTGCTGTCCATATCAGAGCAGGGCAACTCGAAGATACTCGAGGAAAATTACGTTCAACATACAGCAAAGCAATGA
- a CDS encoding metallophosphoesterase, whose product MGSIESIRFVYNEPALVVNDNGRNVLVVGDLHIGAEARLADKGIHVYGTSAEMAKHIIGTANEFSAKGVVLLGDVKESVLYPPVSERRAIAAFFGALGALDVEVVAGNHDAHLGEIAGIEPLRELVLGDVALIHGHTWPSEKAVECRYIVTAHNHIAVTVRDSNGALYREKAWLIAPVARAKAKERYGRFKPSRLVVMPAYNDLILGMPVNELGSKGENINPLLRSGIFSHDRAYVYTLRGEYMGTVKELRKAKSLIP is encoded by the coding sequence ATGGGCAGCATTGAATCGATCAGGTTTGTCTACAACGAACCCGCACTCGTGGTTAACGACAACGGTAGGAACGTCCTTGTAGTGGGCGATCTCCACATAGGTGCAGAGGCGAGGCTCGCAGACAAGGGCATACATGTATATGGCACCAGCGCTGAGATGGCGAAGCACATAATCGGCACCGCCAATGAGTTCTCTGCGAAGGGCGTTGTGCTGCTAGGCGACGTGAAGGAGAGCGTGCTGTATCCACCCGTTTCCGAAAGGAGGGCGATTGCAGCATTCTTCGGCGCGCTCGGTGCGCTAGACGTGGAAGTGGTGGCAGGCAACCACGATGCACACTTGGGGGAGATTGCGGGCATAGAGCCCCTCAGGGAGCTCGTACTGGGCGATGTTGCGCTTATTCACGGACATACATGGCCGTCCGAGAAGGCAGTTGAATGCAGGTACATAGTGACAGCGCACAACCACATAGCAGTCACAGTGCGCGACAGCAACGGCGCACTCTACCGGGAGAAGGCCTGGCTCATAGCTCCAGTTGCGCGAGCGAAAGCAAAAGAGAGATACGGCCGGTTCAAGCCATCGAGGCTCGTAGTCATGCCTGCGTACAACGACCTTATACTCGGCATGCCTGTGAACGAGCTGGGCTCGAAGGGTGAAAACATTAACCCGCTGCTGAGGAGCGGCATATTCTCGCACGACAGGGCTTATGTGTACACGCTGAGGGGCGAGTATATGGGCACGGTGAAGGAGCTGCGCAAGGCTAAGAGCCTCATTCCCTGA
- a CDS encoding DNA-directed RNA polymerase subunit K yields MENYTKFEKARVIGARALQLANGAPPLIKVPEDIIEPLDLAELEFEKGVIPITIIRE; encoded by the coding sequence ATGGAAAATTATACAAAATTCGAGAAGGCTAGGGTGATAGGCGCCAGGGCGCTGCAGCTTGCCAATGGGGCGCCGCCATTGATAAAGGTTCCCGAGGACATAATCGAGCCTCTCGACCTAGCAGAGCTGGAATTCGAGAAGGGAGTAATACCAATAACAATAATCAGGGAATGA